From a single Stackebrandtia endophytica genomic region:
- a CDS encoding ArsR/SmtB family transcription factor has translation MKTAEHPAVEDLDLITVLAALADPVRLDLVRQLSDHRELGWGDLVAPVAKSTLSHHMRVLRDAGVTRTRQEGTRCFVKLRADDLTARFPGLLDLVQDYTPAPPLG, from the coding sequence ATGAAAACCGCCGAGCACCCCGCCGTCGAGGACCTGGACCTCATCACCGTGCTCGCCGCATTGGCCGACCCCGTACGGCTTGACCTGGTACGACAGCTGTCAGATCACCGAGAACTCGGGTGGGGCGACCTGGTCGCACCGGTGGCGAAATCCACACTCAGCCACCACATGCGGGTGCTGCGGGATGCGGGCGTGACCCGCACCAGGCAGGAGGGCACCCGCTGTTTCGTAAAACTGCGGGCCGACGACCTGACGGCACGCTTTCCCGGGCTGCTCGATCTGGTCCAGGACTACACGCCGGCCCCACCGTTGGGCTAA
- a CDS encoding SDR family NAD(P)-dependent oxidoreductase — translation MSETSLTAIVTGAGSGIGRATALRLARTGARVLAVGRREAALAQTAQLQRRENPDGHIDILPADITDPEAPQTITAAAKARWDRLDILVNNAGYLEIMPLAELSADRVRRLWEVNVTAPSLLAHHALPLLRDTGGTIVNVSSVFGQRPGAEISHYAASKAALEQLTRSWALELAPDRIRVNAVAPGPVKSEALSAAGMSAEEAAELETAEAARIPLGRRGEPEEIADWVWNLANPASTWLTGQVITVDGGLNLT, via the coding sequence ATGTCCGAGACCTCGTTGACCGCGATCGTCACCGGCGCCGGATCCGGGATCGGCCGCGCCACCGCGCTGCGGCTGGCTCGAACGGGAGCGCGGGTGCTGGCGGTCGGTCGCCGAGAAGCGGCACTGGCCCAGACCGCTCAGCTGCAGCGGAGGGAGAACCCGGACGGCCACATCGACATCCTGCCCGCCGACATCACCGATCCCGAAGCACCGCAGACGATCACGGCGGCGGCGAAGGCGCGGTGGGATCGTCTCGACATCCTCGTCAACAACGCCGGATACCTGGAGATCATGCCGTTGGCCGAGCTGTCGGCCGACCGAGTGAGACGGCTGTGGGAGGTCAATGTCACCGCACCCAGCCTGTTGGCCCACCATGCTTTGCCGCTGCTGCGGGACACCGGCGGCACGATCGTCAACGTCTCCAGCGTCTTCGGGCAGCGGCCCGGGGCGGAGATCTCGCACTATGCCGCCTCGAAGGCCGCACTGGAACAGTTGACCCGCAGCTGGGCCCTGGAACTGGCCCCCGACCGGATCCGGGTCAACGCGGTCGCACCCGGACCGGTCAAGTCGGAGGCGCTGTCGGCGGCGGGCATGTCGGCGGAGGAGGCCGCAGAACTGGAAACTGCCGAGGCCGCCCGAATTCCGTTGGGGCGCAGGGGAGAACCGGAGGAGATCGCCGACTGGGTGTGGAATCTGGCGAACCCGGCGTCGACGTGGCTCACCGGTCAGGTGATCACCGTGGACGGTGGGCTCAACCTGACCTGA
- a CDS encoding FAD-dependent oxidoreductase → METDRGSGTRIVIVGGVAGGMSSAARARRLDESAEIIVLERGAYVSFANCGLPYHVGGEIDDADSLLVQTPERLAAALNLDVRTGHDVIGLDADRREVVVRTTAGEERIGYDALVLSPGAVAARPAIEGLDSARVRTLRTVEDAIWLRDGVDAGARNAVVLGAGFIGLEAAEALALQGLHTTIVEFADRVLPPLDGEHAWPVEHELTRLGIDVRTGIAAREIIASPDTDTVVLADGTRLSADLIVLATGVRPDTAPFEAAGIETERGAIVVDQHGRTSLEGVWAVGDATVSVDPVTGVRRPVALAGPANRAGRLVADDILRPGRARSIPPPLSTAIVRVGALTVAMTGANRAALDAAGIDHHTVHLHPNQHAGYFPGASQIKLSLHVRAEDGMILGAQAVGVDGVDKRIDVIATAIRARMTAADLIDLDLSYSPPYGQAKDPVNLAGMVATNVLDETLRLWYAHDLDEVLASALILDVRSPEEFATGHLPNAVNIPHTELRGQLDEVRRAADGRPVRVLCASGVRSAIAHRVLAQAGFDSASLSGGTLTLRATLGATADNVLVTETTPVPV, encoded by the coding sequence ATGGAAACCGATCGCGGGTCCGGCACCCGCATCGTGATCGTCGGCGGGGTGGCCGGCGGCATGAGCAGCGCGGCGCGGGCTCGACGCTTGGACGAGTCCGCCGAGATCATCGTGTTGGAACGCGGCGCGTATGTCTCATTCGCCAACTGCGGACTGCCCTACCACGTCGGCGGTGAGATCGATGACGCCGACAGCCTGCTGGTACAGACTCCGGAGCGGCTCGCAGCTGCACTGAACCTGGATGTGCGGACCGGACACGACGTCATCGGGCTCGACGCGGATAGGCGGGAAGTGGTGGTGCGCACCACCGCCGGCGAGGAACGCATCGGCTATGACGCGCTGGTGCTCTCACCGGGTGCTGTCGCCGCGCGACCGGCCATCGAGGGACTCGACTCCGCACGGGTGCGAACCCTGCGAACGGTCGAGGACGCCATCTGGCTGCGGGACGGTGTCGACGCCGGCGCCCGGAACGCGGTTGTACTCGGCGCGGGATTCATCGGCCTTGAGGCCGCCGAAGCCCTTGCCCTCCAAGGACTTCACACGACCATCGTCGAATTCGCCGACCGGGTGTTGCCGCCTTTGGACGGTGAACACGCCTGGCCCGTGGAGCACGAACTCACCCGCCTCGGCATCGACGTTCGAACCGGCATCGCCGCGCGAGAAATCATCGCAAGCCCTGACACCGACACGGTGGTCCTAGCCGACGGAACCCGCCTGAGCGCCGACCTGATCGTGCTGGCCACCGGCGTTCGACCCGACACCGCCCCGTTCGAAGCGGCCGGTATCGAGACCGAACGCGGCGCCATCGTCGTCGACCAACACGGCCGGACCTCGCTGGAAGGCGTGTGGGCGGTCGGCGACGCGACGGTCAGCGTCGACCCCGTCACCGGAGTACGCCGACCGGTCGCGTTGGCCGGCCCGGCGAACCGGGCGGGCCGTCTGGTGGCCGACGACATCCTGCGACCGGGTCGGGCTCGGTCGATCCCGCCGCCGCTGAGCACCGCGATCGTGCGGGTCGGCGCCTTGACGGTCGCCATGACCGGCGCCAATCGAGCCGCCCTGGACGCCGCCGGCATCGACCACCACACCGTTCACCTGCACCCCAATCAGCACGCCGGGTATTTCCCCGGTGCGTCTCAGATCAAACTCAGCCTGCACGTACGCGCTGAGGACGGAATGATCCTGGGCGCCCAGGCCGTCGGCGTCGACGGCGTCGACAAACGGATCGACGTCATCGCCACCGCGATCCGGGCCCGGATGACCGCCGCCGATCTCATCGACTTGGATCTGTCCTACTCCCCGCCCTACGGCCAGGCAAAGGACCCGGTCAATCTCGCGGGAATGGTCGCCACCAACGTTCTCGACGAGACCCTGCGCCTGTGGTACGCCCACGACCTGGACGAGGTACTCGCCTCCGCTCTGATCCTGGATGTGCGCAGCCCCGAGGAGTTCGCGACCGGACACCTTCCGAACGCGGTGAACATCCCGCACACCGAGCTTCGCGGTCAGCTCGACGAGGTACGGCGCGCCGCCGACGGACGGCCGGTTCGGGTGCTGTGCGCCTCGGGGGTCCGATCGGCGATCGCGCACCGGGTACTGGCTCAGGCCGGTTTCGACTCGGCCTCGCTGTCGGGCGGAACCCTGACGCTGCGCGCCACCCTCGGCGCCACCGCCGACAACGTCCTGGTCACCGAGACCACCCCGGTGCCCGTCTAA
- a CDS encoding argininosuccinate lyase translates to MNMLSVYQTNHLLPAYRHHGPSLYPAMIEASRAHLVMLAECGILPASRAAQLSSALERLRERPTDLPDYDGTFEDVYFALERNLAQEAGIRPDELDLQLARSRNDLDAGVFRMILRDQVTGILDDLLAATEAVLDAAERGTEATVLAFTHRRPAQPTTIGHVFAGYADALSGQAANYQYVLNELNHSPLGGAVIAGTDLPISSERVAELLGFTDVVPNAYSGVAGADHFTGVVGANARTLATGARVARVIQEWMSFGWVNVPDEFCQGSSAMPQKRNPVVLEHMVSMAMAAVADQTAVLGGIAAAWWEDSNNATTDVQTRLWESDDRAARFLRMLGRLFEVLNPAKLPTDLEMVATGSTTTAAADALSMGGVPFRTAHGLLAALVGKGEPANWDAKLVAETAAERGVRLEPELIENMLHALLSPRAVLKRDQAEGPGRDAVTRQIAGLRGAVAQHRSTLEAFRAHQRAAADRLDAAVRQRIEEGGA, encoded by the coding sequence ATGAACATGCTGAGCGTCTACCAGACGAACCACCTGCTACCGGCATACCGCCATCACGGGCCGAGCCTGTATCCGGCGATGATCGAGGCCAGCCGTGCCCACCTGGTGATGCTCGCCGAATGCGGCATCCTGCCCGCGTCGCGCGCGGCTCAGTTGTCGAGTGCGTTGGAACGGCTGCGGGAGCGTCCCACCGACCTGCCCGACTACGACGGCACCTTCGAGGACGTGTATTTCGCGCTGGAGCGCAATCTGGCGCAGGAAGCCGGAATCCGCCCCGACGAGCTGGACCTGCAACTGGCGCGAAGCCGAAACGACCTCGACGCCGGAGTGTTCCGGATGATCCTTCGCGACCAGGTCACCGGCATCCTCGACGACCTGCTGGCCGCGACCGAGGCGGTACTCGACGCCGCCGAACGGGGAACCGAGGCCACCGTCCTGGCGTTCACCCACCGGCGACCGGCCCAACCGACCACGATCGGTCACGTGTTCGCCGGGTACGCCGACGCACTCAGCGGACAGGCCGCCAACTACCAGTACGTCCTCAATGAACTGAACCACTCGCCGCTGGGTGGTGCGGTCATCGCCGGCACCGATCTGCCGATCTCCTCGGAGCGGGTCGCCGAACTGCTCGGGTTCACCGATGTGGTTCCCAACGCCTACTCCGGTGTCGCCGGAGCCGATCACTTCACCGGAGTGGTCGGCGCCAACGCCCGGACCCTGGCCACCGGCGCCCGGGTGGCTCGGGTGATCCAGGAGTGGATGAGTTTCGGTTGGGTCAACGTCCCCGACGAGTTCTGCCAGGGCAGCAGCGCGATGCCGCAGAAACGCAACCCGGTCGTGTTGGAGCACATGGTGTCCATGGCGATGGCCGCCGTCGCCGACCAGACCGCGGTTCTCGGTGGAATCGCCGCAGCGTGGTGGGAGGATTCCAATAACGCCACCACGGATGTCCAAACACGACTGTGGGAGTCCGATGATCGGGCCGCCCGGTTCCTGCGGATGCTCGGTCGGCTGTTCGAGGTGTTGAACCCGGCGAAACTCCCCACCGATCTGGAGATGGTCGCCACCGGTTCGACCACGACCGCCGCCGCCGACGCCCTCTCGATGGGAGGAGTCCCGTTCCGTACCGCCCACGGCCTGCTCGCCGCACTCGTCGGTAAGGGCGAGCCGGCGAACTGGGACGCGAAACTGGTCGCCGAGACCGCCGCCGAACGCGGGGTCCGGTTGGAACCCGAACTGATCGAGAACATGCTGCACGCCCTGTTGTCGCCCCGCGCGGTGCTGAAGCGTGACCAGGCCGAAGGCCCCGGTCGAGACGCGGTGACCCGCCAGATCGCCGGGCTTCGCGGCGCGGTGGCACAGCATCGGTCCACGTTGGAGGCCTTTCGGGCCCACCAACGCGCCGCCGCCGACCGGTTGGACGCCGCCGTTCGACAGCGCATCGAGGAGGGCGGGGCGTGA
- a CDS encoding TrmH family RNA methyltransferase gives MSPLEKLITSASNPIVKRVRSLSSRKNRQQQQVSVVFGIQPVTQAIDAGMSIEQIVYCPEQIRRTAVLDMIEVQRDNGVPVVRLTPELFTRIADRDGPAGLAAIVGTRYLALDELETTSDTTLVVLSRVANPGNLGTIFRSADATGAAGIVLLGNTADPFDPQAIKASMGAVFNVPAIRVADLDEFADWARDRGITIATTSAKAEETLWSAPLPSPLAILMGNEGEGLSDTELARGSIQLSIPMVGMAESLNLAIATSVLLYEVWRRRESA, from the coding sequence GTGAGTCCGTTGGAAAAACTCATCACCAGTGCGAGCAACCCGATCGTCAAACGGGTGCGGTCGCTGTCGAGCCGTAAGAACCGGCAACAGCAGCAGGTGTCGGTGGTGTTCGGGATTCAGCCGGTGACGCAGGCGATCGACGCGGGCATGTCGATCGAGCAGATCGTCTACTGTCCGGAGCAGATTCGCCGCACCGCCGTCCTGGACATGATCGAGGTGCAGCGGGATAACGGTGTACCGGTGGTCCGGTTGACGCCTGAGCTGTTCACTCGAATCGCCGACCGGGACGGCCCTGCGGGCCTGGCTGCGATCGTCGGCACCCGGTACCTCGCACTGGACGAACTGGAGACCACTTCGGACACAACCCTGGTCGTGCTGAGTCGGGTGGCCAACCCCGGCAACCTCGGCACGATCTTCCGTTCCGCCGACGCCACCGGCGCTGCGGGAATCGTCCTGCTCGGCAACACCGCCGACCCGTTCGATCCGCAGGCGATCAAGGCCAGCATGGGCGCGGTGTTCAACGTTCCCGCGATCCGGGTGGCCGACCTCGACGAGTTCGCCGACTGGGCACGGGATCGGGGCATCACCATCGCCACGACCTCGGCGAAGGCCGAGGAGACGCTGTGGTCGGCGCCGCTGCCGTCGCCGCTGGCGATTCTGATGGGCAACGAGGGTGAGGGGCTCTCGGACACCGAGTTGGCCAGGGGCTCGATCCAGTTGAGCATTCCGATGGTGGGTATGGCCGAATCGTTGAACCTGGCCATCGCCACCAGTGTCCTGTTGTACGAGGTGTGGCGGCGCAGGGAGTCGGCCTAA
- a CDS encoding ROK family protein: protein MSTTENSAAALAPRNALVGVDIGGTKIDVAVVVDGTRHTRRLATDAMRGAAQAIDRALSTVSDLATEAGATITAIGVAVPGAVDNGVIRMADNIPDLEGLDLASMVGETFPDVELALVNDLNAAATAQLAAGLVPRTGVGVVIGLGTGTAAGIIVDGQLRSGARGAAGEIGYSRIVLPGGTHRDPARLEDIAGGRALDRLAADSGLRSAQELLDRAETDAATAAEVIPRLDAVGRAIAFCQHLLDPDALVVFGGVSAHPLLRSRVEAVLAGELPDPPTVRWLAPGTNASLEGTLHHAAMLAEAPVPA, encoded by the coding sequence GTGAGCACGACGGAGAACTCCGCCGCTGCCCTCGCACCACGGAACGCTCTCGTCGGTGTCGACATCGGCGGAACCAAGATCGACGTGGCGGTCGTCGTCGACGGCACTCGCCACACTCGACGGCTGGCCACCGATGCGATGCGTGGTGCCGCGCAGGCGATCGATCGTGCACTGTCGACGGTGTCTGACCTGGCGACCGAAGCCGGTGCCACCATCACCGCGATCGGCGTCGCCGTCCCGGGAGCCGTGGACAACGGCGTGATCCGGATGGCCGACAACATCCCCGATCTCGAAGGGCTCGATCTGGCCTCCATGGTTGGTGAGACCTTTCCGGACGTGGAGTTGGCACTGGTCAACGATCTCAACGCGGCGGCCACCGCCCAGTTGGCCGCCGGCCTGGTGCCCCGCACCGGCGTCGGAGTCGTCATCGGGCTGGGAACCGGCACGGCCGCCGGGATCATCGTGGACGGTCAACTGCGTTCGGGCGCCCGCGGCGCCGCCGGCGAGATCGGCTACAGCCGCATCGTTCTACCGGGCGGCACCCACCGCGATCCCGCCCGGTTGGAGGACATCGCGGGCGGTAGAGCGTTGGACCGGTTGGCCGCCGACTCCGGCCTGCGTAGTGCGCAGGAGCTGTTGGACCGCGCCGAGACCGATGCCGCCACCGCGGCGGAGGTGATCCCCCGCCTGGACGCGGTGGGGCGGGCCATCGCGTTCTGCCAACACCTGCTGGACCCCGACGCGCTCGTCGTGTTCGGTGGGGTGTCGGCGCATCCGCTGCTGCGCAGCCGGGTCGAGGCGGTTCTGGCCGGTGAACTGCCGGACCCGCCGACCGTCCGGTGGCTTGCGCCGGGAACCAACGCCTCGCTGGAGGGGACACTGCACCACGCCGCGATGCTGGCGGAAGCACCGGTTCCGGCATAG
- a CDS encoding metal-sensitive transcriptional regulator: MSSNDSDAQRRILNRLRRARGQLDAVIGAVENGGSCRDVVTQLAAVSSALDRAGFTIISSAMKDCLADPEGTNRTDDITTEELEKLFLTLA, from the coding sequence ATGTCCAGCAACGATTCCGATGCCCAGCGTCGCATCCTGAACCGACTTCGTCGCGCTCGTGGCCAACTCGACGCCGTCATCGGTGCCGTCGAGAACGGTGGCTCGTGCCGCGATGTGGTCACCCAACTGGCGGCCGTCTCATCGGCGCTCGATCGCGCCGGGTTCACGATCATTTCCAGCGCGATGAAGGACTGCCTCGCCGACCCCGAGGGCACCAACCGCACCGACGACATCACGACCGAAGAACTCGAAAAGCTCTTCTTGACCCTGGCCTGA